TCGTCGAGCAGGAGCAGCGACGGCCGGTGCGCCAACGCGGCAACGAGTTGCACCCGTCGGCTTTGGCCCTTGGACAGCGTATGGCACTTCTGTCCCGGATCGATGTCGTACCTCGCTCTCAGTTGACGGGCGTACTCGGCGTCCCAGGACGGGTGGTAGGCGGCATGGTGCTCGAGCCACCGGCCCACCGTCATCCAGGCGTAGCCGACCCGGTGATCCTCTGGCACGTAGCCGATGCGGGCTCGCACCTCCGCGCCGCGGTCGACCGGATCCCGGCCCAGGACGTCGACCGTCCCGGCCTGGTATCGCGTGAGACCCATGAGGGTCCGAATCAGCGTGCTCTTCCCCGCGCCGTTGGGGCCCACCAGCACGTACACGGCCCCTTCCGGGACCTGGAGATCCAGGCCGTCCAGAGCCCGCACGGAGCCGAACCGCTTGGCCAAGCTTCGCGTCGCGACCGCGAACGGGCCGCTGCCGAGGCTAATGGGAAGCGCCGCCATCGCTCTATCCGTCATCGTCCGTCCTCCTTGCCTCTATCTCCATGAGCACCTCCGCCTTCCACCTCCCGCAACGCCGTCAGCAGATCAGTGAGCGCAAGTCCGTTCCGCGAGGCGTCGGCCAGGGCCCTCCTCGCCACCTCCCGCGC
This genomic interval from Candidatus Palauibacter australiensis contains the following:
- a CDS encoding ABC transporter ATP-binding protein — its product is MTDRAMAALPISLGSGPFAVATRSLAKRFGSVRALDGLDLQVPEGAVYVLVGPNGAGKSTLIRTLMGLTRYQAGTVDVLGRDPVDRGAEVRARIGYVPEDHRVGYAWMTVGRWLEHHAAYHPSWDAEYARQLRARYDIDPGQKCHTLSKGQSRRVQLVAALAHRPSLLLLDEPTDGLDHVVRDETLSIMSEHLADSPTTIVISTHRVYEVERLVDHVGLLSKGRLLGQLPRDELHGGLLRYWADVPEGWMGPGELSGTVVRRSGSDRAIEWTVWGDREAVTRGL